The following are encoded in a window of Mycolicibacterium tusciae JS617 genomic DNA:
- a CDS encoding type I polyketide synthase — protein MAASPEPIAIVGIGCRLAGSVNDPAQLWTFLTEGRSDVREVPEERWEPYLRRDPRNAAVLKETTRWGTFLDDLAGFDAEFFGVSPREAELMDPQQRLALEVSWEALEHAGVPPRALAGSDTAVLMGVNSDDYGKLIMEDLPGIEAWTGIGTSLCGIANRVSHLLDLRGPSVALDAACAASLVAVHQACQMLRAGETSLALAGGVSALIGPGLTRVLDEAGATAPDGRCKTFDASADGYGRGEGAAVVVLKRLADAVRDGDRVLALVRGGAIAQDGRTVGIMSPNGDAQADMFARACQSAGVPPASVDFVEAHGTGTPSGDPTEVRALASVYGADRPADAPCRIGSVKPNVGHLEGGAGVVGLIKAALALHHEAIPPTAGLKTLTSAVDWVSSGLQVPTSVEPWVRTDGAPRRAAVCSYGYGGTIAHILLEEAPAARTPPTHTAHPSPTVVPISARSFTRLRSQAKAMADHLDACDDGIDRVAATAWMRRSHESARAAVVAEDIDGVVAGLNALANDEADPLVVTGSALPAAADGAVWVFSGHGSHWAGMGQQLLEREPAFAAVIDSIDPVFGKELGFCARDALGAGALGGTDRVQALTFAMQVGLAAVLRERGVTPAAVIGHSVGEVAACVAAGVFDLTVGAAVACYRARGFQSVMGNGAMALVRLPFAEAERRLRGHRNVVAAISASPASTVVSGTVGAVEQICQIWTDEGVMIRRVNTDVAFHSPAMDALTAELFRLTAALPPPRSAEIPLYTTALADLRSTAPRDQNYWVANLRDRVRFAEAVTAAAEDGHRLFLEVSAHPVVAHSIVETLTHAGIDEHGVVPVLRRDRPELQSVATAVGSLYCNGAPVDHGIEASAPWADALPVTQWQHRHFWRTPTPPPGGRGVHDVDSHTLLGGRMDVTGAVASTMWQTRLDLSNRPYPGNHPVQSTEIVPAAVILNTFLGAVANLNTRSDRSGTDLVDVRLRTPVAPSRARDVQVVLQDRGLTLSTRLVDDDSADEGGWLTHSSAVAAADDDIEDLLGQVLDESAAKARCLETLPSNHVVDTLATLGVAEMGFGWEILELRHGAAPAATSGHGAAPAATSGHGAAPAATSGHGAAPAATSGGCDGELIARVAADGERTEPATWAPLLDAATSAASTIFDGPPRLRMPARIERVQVYGRPPAVAVLHVLRRPQTTTTDVLIADESGAVRASLTGMSFEELENPAGSDLSRMLHHVTWHSVGWQQDDRPSAVSVVGGDADTRRFVARDLDAADVRYATYAEPSEIAATDTELDDAVVLVLPGAHDSPQKSVAVVMQTLRHLLDRGAKAREWVLTQRVHEGGNVVHAPLWGLARVAAAEHPKIFGGVLDVGDANLPVGALASLRGHPVVVMRDGDAKAARLAFAGRGTGTPMQCSAGGTYLITGGTGVLGLRMAQRLADIGARRLVLVSRTGMPDRSQWREAGDSELIRTVAALEERGVSVHVLPLDIGAPGAADALRAALRQLPPVRGVIHAAGVEAGALLVNTSVAEFETAMHPKVDGTLTLHEVFPPEQLDWMVLFSSCGYLAGFPGQGAYACANSFLDVMARHRRRLGDRTVSIAWTAWRGLGMGSTSGFVAAQLDALGMGTIAADEAVRALDLAMRDDKPNIVVLPLLPAASAVPMLADVAPAEVDESAGSDSVLGSFVGDHGEPDPQRVVECVVAAVSAQLGLPEGDVETDLPLVEIGVDSIMTVGLLRQLEKQTGLSLPPTLLWEYPTVAAVSERISELLASPEVSQEPREVPVS, from the coding sequence ATGGCCGCTTCCCCTGAACCGATCGCCATCGTCGGCATCGGCTGCCGGCTGGCCGGCAGCGTCAACGACCCCGCGCAGTTGTGGACCTTTCTGACCGAGGGCCGAAGCGACGTCCGCGAGGTACCCGAGGAGCGCTGGGAGCCGTATCTGCGCCGGGACCCGCGCAACGCCGCGGTGCTCAAGGAGACCACTCGGTGGGGCACGTTCCTCGACGATCTTGCCGGGTTCGACGCCGAATTCTTCGGGGTGTCCCCGCGTGAAGCGGAACTGATGGATCCGCAGCAGCGGCTTGCGCTCGAAGTGAGCTGGGAAGCACTCGAACACGCCGGTGTACCGCCGCGGGCGCTGGCAGGCAGCGACACCGCGGTTCTCATGGGCGTCAACTCCGACGACTACGGCAAGCTGATCATGGAAGACCTGCCGGGCATCGAGGCCTGGACCGGCATCGGCACGTCACTGTGCGGAATCGCCAACCGCGTGTCTCATCTGCTCGATCTGCGGGGTCCAAGCGTTGCGCTGGACGCCGCATGCGCCGCATCGCTGGTGGCGGTGCATCAGGCATGCCAGATGCTTCGAGCGGGCGAGACATCGCTGGCCTTGGCGGGGGGCGTCAGCGCGCTGATCGGTCCGGGATTGACCCGGGTGCTCGACGAGGCCGGCGCCACCGCTCCGGACGGGCGCTGCAAGACGTTCGACGCGAGCGCCGACGGCTACGGCCGCGGCGAAGGTGCGGCCGTGGTCGTGCTCAAACGCCTCGCCGACGCGGTTCGCGACGGTGACCGAGTGCTCGCCCTCGTGCGTGGCGGCGCGATCGCGCAGGACGGCCGCACAGTGGGCATCATGTCGCCCAACGGCGACGCCCAAGCCGACATGTTCGCGCGCGCATGCCAATCGGCGGGTGTGCCACCCGCGAGCGTCGACTTCGTCGAGGCGCACGGGACCGGAACCCCGAGCGGCGATCCCACCGAGGTCCGGGCGCTGGCCTCGGTCTACGGGGCCGATCGTCCGGCGGACGCGCCATGCCGAATCGGCTCGGTCAAGCCGAACGTGGGCCACCTCGAGGGTGGGGCCGGTGTGGTCGGCCTCATCAAGGCCGCGCTCGCGCTGCACCACGAAGCCATCCCGCCAACTGCGGGCTTGAAAACCCTCACGTCTGCCGTTGATTGGGTGAGTAGCGGGCTGCAGGTGCCGACGTCAGTCGAACCGTGGGTGCGCACCGACGGCGCACCGCGTCGTGCCGCGGTGTGCAGCTACGGCTACGGCGGCACGATCGCGCACATCCTGCTCGAAGAAGCGCCGGCGGCTCGGACGCCGCCCACCCATACCGCGCACCCTTCACCGACGGTCGTACCGATTTCGGCACGGTCCTTCACCCGGCTGCGCAGCCAGGCCAAGGCGATGGCCGATCACCTGGACGCCTGTGACGACGGAATCGATCGCGTGGCAGCCACGGCATGGATGCGCCGCTCACACGAATCGGCAAGGGCTGCAGTGGTGGCCGAGGATATCGACGGCGTGGTGGCGGGGTTGAACGCACTCGCTAACGACGAGGCCGATCCGCTCGTCGTGACCGGCAGCGCACTGCCGGCAGCAGCCGACGGCGCAGTCTGGGTGTTCTCCGGGCACGGATCACACTGGGCGGGAATGGGCCAGCAGCTTCTCGAGCGTGAGCCCGCGTTCGCCGCGGTCATCGACTCGATCGATCCGGTGTTCGGCAAGGAGCTGGGATTCTGCGCCCGCGACGCACTTGGCGCCGGCGCGCTCGGCGGTACAGACCGGGTGCAGGCCTTGACGTTTGCGATGCAGGTGGGCCTCGCCGCCGTGCTGCGCGAGCGGGGAGTGACACCGGCCGCGGTGATCGGTCATTCGGTCGGTGAAGTCGCCGCCTGCGTGGCGGCGGGTGTCTTCGACTTGACGGTGGGCGCCGCGGTGGCGTGCTACCGGGCGCGCGGATTCCAGTCGGTGATGGGCAACGGCGCGATGGCATTGGTGCGATTGCCCTTCGCCGAAGCTGAACGCCGGTTGCGCGGGCATCGCAATGTGGTTGCGGCAATCAGTGCCTCACCCGCGTCGACCGTGGTGTCCGGCACCGTCGGCGCCGTCGAGCAGATCTGCCAAATCTGGACCGACGAAGGCGTGATGATCCGCCGCGTCAACACCGACGTGGCGTTTCACAGCCCGGCAATGGACGCTCTCACCGCAGAACTCTTCCGGCTCACTGCCGCGCTACCGCCACCTCGTTCCGCCGAAATCCCTTTGTACACAACGGCCCTAGCCGATCTGCGCTCGACCGCACCACGCGACCAGAACTACTGGGTGGCCAATCTGCGTGATCGCGTGCGCTTCGCGGAAGCCGTGACGGCCGCGGCCGAGGACGGTCATCGGCTGTTCCTGGAGGTGTCCGCGCATCCGGTGGTCGCGCATTCGATTGTCGAGACGTTGACCCATGCGGGGATCGACGAGCACGGGGTTGTTCCGGTGCTTCGCCGCGACCGTCCGGAGTTGCAGTCGGTCGCCACGGCGGTGGGTTCCCTGTACTGCAACGGCGCGCCCGTCGACCACGGCATCGAGGCATCCGCGCCCTGGGCCGACGCCCTGCCGGTCACACAGTGGCAACATCGGCATTTTTGGCGCACACCGACACCTCCTCCCGGCGGCCGCGGCGTGCACGACGTCGACAGTCACACTCTGCTCGGCGGCCGGATGGACGTAACCGGAGCCGTCGCATCAACCATGTGGCAGACACGTCTGGACCTGAGCAACCGGCCGTACCCCGGGAACCATCCCGTGCAGAGCACGGAAATCGTCCCTGCTGCAGTGATTTTGAATACGTTCCTGGGTGCCGTCGCCAATCTGAACACCCGCTCCGACCGATCTGGCACCGACCTCGTCGACGTCCGGCTGCGGACGCCCGTCGCACCGAGCCGGGCCCGCGACGTGCAGGTGGTCCTCCAGGACCGCGGCCTCACGCTGTCGACCCGGTTGGTGGACGACGACTCTGCCGATGAGGGTGGCTGGCTTACGCACAGCAGTGCCGTGGCGGCGGCCGACGACGACATCGAAGATCTCCTGGGGCAGGTGCTCGACGAGTCCGCCGCGAAGGCACGGTGCCTCGAAACCCTGCCGTCGAACCACGTCGTGGACACCCTGGCGACACTCGGAGTGGCTGAAATGGGATTCGGTTGGGAGATCCTCGAATTGCGGCACGGAGCCGCCCCGGCGGCGACATCGGGCCACGGAGCCGCCCCGGCGGCGACATCGGGCCACGGAGCCGCCCCGGCGGCGACATCGGGCCACGGAGCCGCCCCGGCGGCGACATCGGGCGGATGCGACGGTGAGTTGATCGCGCGGGTTGCGGCCGACGGCGAGCGGACCGAGCCCGCGACGTGGGCGCCACTGCTGGATGCCGCGACGTCGGCTGCCTCCACCATCTTCGACGGGCCGCCGCGACTGCGGATGCCGGCACGGATAGAGCGTGTGCAGGTGTATGGCCGTCCGCCCGCGGTGGCAGTGCTGCATGTCCTACGCCGGCCTCAGACGACCACCACCGACGTGCTGATTGCTGACGAGTCGGGCGCCGTCCGCGCATCGCTCACCGGGATGTCGTTCGAGGAACTGGAAAACCCCGCAGGCAGCGACCTTTCGCGGATGCTGCATCACGTCACGTGGCACTCAGTCGGATGGCAGCAGGACGATCGACCGTCGGCGGTGTCGGTCGTCGGCGGAGACGCCGACACCCGACGCTTCGTCGCCCGCGACCTCGACGCGGCCGACGTGCGGTATGCGACATACGCCGAACCGTCCGAGATCGCGGCGACCGACACGGAACTGGACGACGCCGTGGTCCTGGTTCTGCCCGGCGCCCATGATTCGCCGCAGAAGTCGGTTGCCGTCGTGATGCAGACGTTGAGGCACCTGCTCGACCGCGGTGCGAAGGCACGCGAATGGGTGCTCACCCAGCGAGTACACGAAGGCGGCAATGTGGTCCACGCGCCGCTGTGGGGCCTGGCCAGAGTTGCTGCCGCCGAACATCCCAAGATCTTCGGCGGCGTGCTCGACGTGGGCGATGCGAACCTGCCGGTCGGCGCACTGGCCTCGCTGCGCGGTCATCCGGTCGTTGTGATGCGCGACGGGGACGCCAAGGCGGCCCGGTTGGCGTTCGCCGGGCGCGGGACCGGCACACCGATGCAGTGCTCGGCGGGTGGCACGTACCTGATCACCGGCGGCACAGGTGTTCTCGGGCTCCGGATGGCACAGCGGCTCGCAGACATTGGCGCTCGGCGGTTGGTGCTGGTGTCTCGTACGGGAATGCCCGATCGGTCGCAGTGGCGCGAGGCAGGCGATTCCGAACTGATCCGCACGGTCGCCGCACTCGAGGAACGTGGCGTGTCCGTACACGTCCTGCCGCTCGACATCGGCGCGCCGGGCGCCGCCGACGCGCTGCGCGCCGCGCTACGGCAGCTGCCGCCGGTACGGGGCGTCATCCATGCCGCCGGCGTGGAAGCCGGTGCTCTGCTTGTCAACACGAGTGTCGCAGAGTTCGAAACGGCCATGCACCCGAAGGTCGACGGCACATTGACGTTGCACGAGGTCTTTCCGCCCGAACAGCTGGATTGGATGGTGTTGTTCTCGTCGTGCGGATATCTCGCGGGCTTTCCCGGACAGGGCGCGTACGCGTGCGCCAACTCCTTCCTCGACGTCATGGCCCGTCACCGCCGTCGTCTCGGAGACCGCACCGTGAGCATCGCGTGGACTGCATGGCGGGGGTTGGGTATGGGTTCGACGTCGGGCTTCGTTGCGGCGCAACTCGACGCGCTCGGCATGGGTACCATCGCCGCCGACGAAGCGGTCCGTGCGCTGGACCTGGCCATGCGCGATGATAAGCCGAATATCGTTGTACTGCCGTTGCTTCCGGCGGCATCGGCCGTGCCGATGCTCGCTGACGTGGCACCTGCTGAGGTCGACGAGTCGGCCGGGTCGGACTCAGTGCTGGGTAGCTTCGTAGGAGACCACGGCGAACCGGACCCGCAGCGGGTGGTCGAGTGTGTCGTCGCCGCGGTGTCGGCCCAGCTCGGACTGCCGGAGGGCGATGTGGAGACGGACCTGCCGCTGGTGGAGATCGGTGTCGACTCCATCATGACGGTAGGGCTGCTGCGCCAACTGGAGAAGCAGACCGGGCTGTCGCTGCCGCCGACACTGCTGTGGGAGTACCCGACGGTCGCCGCCGTGTCAGAGCGGATTTCCGAACTCCTCGCATCGCCGGAGGTTTCGCAGGAGCCCCGCGAAGTTCCGGTGTCCTGA